Within the Bradyrhizobium ottawaense genome, the region CGCCTCACCGGGCTCACCGTGGTCGCGACCGCTACGCGGCCGGAATCGCAGAAGTGGTGCCTCGATCTCGGCGCGCATGCGGTGATCGACCACGGCAAGCCGATGAAGGAGCAGATCGAGAAGCTGAAACTGCCGCCGGTGGCGCTGGTCGCCAGCCTCACCTTCACCGACCAGCACTACAAGGCGATCGCGGATTTCATGGCGCCGCAGGGCAGGTTCGGGCTGATCGACGATCCCCCGGAATTCACCCTGAGCGCCTTCAAGGGCAAGGCCATCTCGGTGCATTGGGAATCGATGTTCACACGCTCCTCGTTCCAGACGCCGGACATGATCGCCCAGCATCATCTGCTGAACGACGTCGCCGACCTCCTCGACAAGGGCGTGCTGCGCACCACGCTCGACCAGACGTTTGGAACGATCAACGCGGCCAATCTCAAGCGCGCGCATGCGCTATTGGAGAGCGGGAAATCGCGCGGCAAGATCGTGCTGGAGGGCTGGTAGAAAACGTAGGGTGGGTTAGCCGAAGGCGTAACCCACCTCTTTCTTGCGCGTATCATGGTGGGTTACGCTGCGCTAACCCACCCTTGTAATAGCGCAATCAGTTATCGTCGGCTTGTTCCGTGAGGAATGGCCTGCCGCGGTTTGCACCCCGCGGCAGGCCGCTGGCGATCGGATCGAACCCACCCAGAGCAGTTTGTGGCTGCCCCGTAGCTTGATCGCGTCAGCACCTTCATCGGACCCGGATGGTTGCCGGAACAACTTGGTTCGCTTCACAAGGCAGGGTCGAGGAAGATGACAAAGTCTAACATAACGACGGCTGGAATCGATACGTCCAAAGCTAAACTCGATATCGCGGTTCACGACCGGGCCGAACGTTGGCAGGTCACCAACGATTTAGCTGGCTGGCGGTCCCTTGTGGCTAGCCTCGCCAAGTCCGGCGTGACGCGTGTCGGCATCGAAGCGACGGGCGGCTATGAACGCGGCGTGGTAGAGCATCTGCGGGCGGCAGGCTTTATCGTGCTGTTGCTGCAGCCGCTACAGGTCAAAGCCTTCGGCCGGGTACATTTGCGCCGTGCCAAGAATGATGCACTCGACGCGATATTGATCGCAGCCTGCGCTGCAGCGGTTGATCCACCGGAGATCGCACCGGATCCGCGGTTGACGGAATTGGCCGATTATCTGACCTTCCTCGAGCAGATCGAGGAAGACATCAAGCGGTTCAAGAACCGGCTCGAGCACATTGACGAGCCTGCGCTGCGGCGCATCGTCAACAGCGATATAGCCCGGCTGAAAGCACGCAAGGCGGCGCAGATACGCGACATTGCCAAGCGTCTTCGCGGCCACGGCGATCTGGCCAAGCGGCTAAAGCTGGTGCTGAGCATTCCAGGTATCGGCGAACGCACAGCGCTGGCGATCGTCATCCGCATGCCCGAGCTCGGTTGCGTCAGCCGTGAAGAAGCCGCAGCCCTGGCCGGGCTGGCTCCGTTCGCCGCCGATAGCGGACAGCACAGAGGTCAGCGCAAAATCGCTGGAGGCCGCAGCCGGCTGCGGCGCTCACTGTTTGCCGCAGCCCTCCCGGCGGCCTTCCGATGGAACAAGGCTCTGGTCGCCCTCTATGGCCGCCTCACTGCAAAGGGCAAGGCCCACAACGCAGCGCTAATCGCCTGCGCGCGAAAGCTCCTCATCTACGCAAATACCGTCGTCCAGCGCGGCACCCCGTGGACTGAAAATGCCGCTTAGCTTTAATGGTTGCTACGATCCGGCGCTGGAAGCTGAAGGCACGCCCTCAACAAAAATCAGGCGGCGGTCCAGCGCGGTCCGCCGCACCTTCAGGGCCTCGGCGTATTCCGGCGAGGCATACCACTCGCGTAATTTCTCCATCGACGGAAATTCGACCACGATGATGTTCTTCGGCGGCGGCCCGCCTTCGGCCGCGTTCGCGACACCGCCACGGACGAGATAGCGCCCGCCATACTGCGCAATCGCTTTCGCGGCGATGGTGCGATAGGCCTCGAAGCCTGCCGAATCCTTTACGTCAACTTCCGAAATCACATAGGCCGACATCGCTAACCTCACGGTGATTGGATCATCGATGGGTAGATATCGTGCGCGATGGACGCGCCCGCAATCGCGGCGTCCTAGCCTGCCTGCGGCAGCACGGCGCGAAACTCGACGCCGTGCAGGTTGATGGTCGGGCCGATCCCGAAATGGTTGCCGCCGAACACCTTCAGGCGCCGGTCTAGTTCGTCCTTGGCAATGTCGAGCGGAATGTCGCAGATCGCCCGGTAGGCGCGGCGCGAATATTTTCGCCGTCCCCATTCAATCGGCAGCGGCGGCGGCGCGCCGGCTTCGGTGGCAAGCGATTTGGCCATCCGCCAGAACAATTGCGCGAGGTGACCGTAGGCCAGCCCCTCGAGGCCGAGGACGGAGATGTCGGGTGGAATCGGAAATCGCGCGACATCGATGATCGGACCGGCATCGACCCGCTCGACCATGACGTGGACCGTCGCGCCGAACTCGGTGGCGCGCTCGTAGAGCGCAAAATGCGCCGGCGCCCATCCGGGATAATCAGGCGGCCCGGGATGAAAGTTGATGGCGCCGTAGCCGAGCGCGGCCAGCGTGTCGGTCGAGACGATTTCCGGAGTCACGTAGGCGATCAGCCGCGACCGCGCGAGCAGGTCGGGACTGAGCGCGGCCAGATCATCCGATGAGCCGGCCGACAGCACGGTGACGTTCGGATTATGGGCGCGCAACACGGCCGGGAAAACAGATTGCTCGGCATTTCGAAACGAAATTCATCGCTGCCAACAAAAAAGCGGCGCCCGGAGGCGCCGCTTTTGAAATTCCAAACCCGCGAAGGGCTTACGCCGCCTCGGAGGCCTTTTCCTGCACCGGGCCGGAGTCGAGGCCCTTGGCGTCGACGTCACGGTCGACGAATTCGATCACGGCCATCGGCGCGTTGTCGCCGTAGCGGAAGCCGGCCTTGATGATGCGGGTGTAGCCGCCCTGACGGTCCTTGTAGCGGGTCGCCAGCACGTCGAACAGCTTGCGGACCTGATCGAGGTCACGCATTTCGGAAATCGCCTGGCGGCGCATCGAAAGGCCGCCCTTCTTGCCGAGGGTGACCAGCTTCTCCACGATCGGGCGCAATTCCTTGGCCTTCGGAAGCGTGGTGACGATCTGCTCGTGCTTGATCAGCGCGGCGCACATGTTGGCGAACATCGCCTTGCGATGTTCCGCGGTGCGGTTGAGCTTGCGATGAACCTTGCCGTGACGCATTGGACTATTCCTTGATTTTACTTCGTCGCGACGGTTCGTCGGACATGTTGCTCAGGTGGGCTGCCTGCGTTCGCCCCAGAAGCAATGGCCGGAAACGTCCGGCCATCACGATTGCATTTGCTCAGTAGTGGTCTTCGAAGCGCTTGGCCAACTCGTCGATATTCTCCGGCGGCCAACCGGGCACTTCCATGCCGAGATGCAGACCCATCTGGGCCAGTACTTCCTTGATCTCGTTCAGCGACTTGCGGCCGAAGTTCGGGGTACGGAGCATTTCCGCTTCCGACTTCTGCACGAGGTCGCCAATATAGACGATGTTGTCGTTCTTCAGGCAGTTTGCCGAACGCACCGACAGTTCGAGTTCGTCGACCTTCTTGAGGAACGCCGGATTGAACGCGAGATCGGGGATGATCTCCTGCGCCACTTCCTTGCGCGGCTCTTCGAAGTTCACGAACACGTTGAGCTGGTCCTGCAGGATGCGGGCGGCATAGGCCACCGAGTCTTCCGGCGTGATCGCGCCGTTGGTCTCGATCGTCATGGTCAGCTTGTCGTAGTCGAGGATCTGGCCTTCGCGGGTGTTCTCGACCTTGTAGGAGACCTTGCGGACCGGAGAGAACAGGCTGTCGACCGGGATCAGGCCGATCGGCGCGTCTTCGGGACGGTTACGCTCGGCGGCGACATAGCCCTTGCCGGAGGCAACGGTGAATTCCATGCGGATTTCCGCGCCCTCGTCGAGGGTGCAGATCTGCAGGTCGGGATTGAGCACCACGACGTCGCCAACGGTCTGGATGTCACCGGCGGTGACGACGCCCGGACCGGACTTCTTGACGACCATGCGCTTGGGGCCTTCGCCCTGCATCTTGATCGAGATGTCCTTGATGTTGAGCACGATGTCGGTGACGTCCTCGCGAACGCCGGCGATCGAGGAGAATTCGTGCAGCACGCCGTCGATGTGCACCGACTGCACCGCGGCACCCTGCAGCGACGAGAGAAGGATGCGGCGCAGCGCGT harbors:
- a CDS encoding formyltransferase family protein; the protein is MLRAHNPNVTVLSAGSSDDLAALSPDLLARSRLIAYVTPEIVSTDTLAALGYGAINFHPGPPDYPGWAPAHFALYERATEFGATVHVMVERVDAGPIIDVARFPIPPDISVLGLEGLAYGHLAQLFWRMAKSLATEAGAPPPLPIEWGRRKYSRRAYRAICDIPLDIAKDELDRRLKVFGGNHFGIGPTINLHGVEFRAVLPQAG
- a CDS encoding DUF1330 domain-containing protein yields the protein MSAYVISEVDVKDSAGFEAYRTIAAKAIAQYGGRYLVRGGVANAAEGGPPPKNIIVVEFPSMEKLREWYASPEYAEALKVRRTALDRRLIFVEGVPSASSAGS
- a CDS encoding DNA-directed RNA polymerase subunit alpha, producing the protein MGDKVTIQKNWQELIRPNKLQVTPGTDATRFATVVAEPLERGFGQTLGNALRRILLSSLQGAAVQSVHIDGVLHEFSSIAGVREDVTDIVLNIKDISIKMQGEGPKRMVVKKSGPGVVTAGDIQTVGDVVVLNPDLQICTLDEGAEIRMEFTVASGKGYVAAERNRPEDAPIGLIPVDSLFSPVRKVSYKVENTREGQILDYDKLTMTIETNGAITPEDSVAYAARILQDQLNVFVNFEEPRKEVAQEIIPDLAFNPAFLKKVDELELSVRSANCLKNDNIVYIGDLVQKSEAEMLRTPNFGRKSLNEIKEVLAQMGLHLGMEVPGWPPENIDELAKRFEDHY
- a CDS encoding IS110 family transposase, which translates into the protein MTKSNITTAGIDTSKAKLDIAVHDRAERWQVTNDLAGWRSLVASLAKSGVTRVGIEATGGYERGVVEHLRAAGFIVLLLQPLQVKAFGRVHLRRAKNDALDAILIAACAAAVDPPEIAPDPRLTELADYLTFLEQIEEDIKRFKNRLEHIDEPALRRIVNSDIARLKARKAAQIRDIAKRLRGHGDLAKRLKLVLSIPGIGERTALAIVIRMPELGCVSREEAAALAGLAPFAADSGQHRGQRKIAGGRSRLRRSLFAAALPAAFRWNKALVALYGRLTAKGKAHNAALIACARKLLIYANTVVQRGTPWTENAA
- the rplQ gene encoding 50S ribosomal protein L17 produces the protein MRHGKVHRKLNRTAEHRKAMFANMCAALIKHEQIVTTLPKAKELRPIVEKLVTLGKKGGLSMRRQAISEMRDLDQVRKLFDVLATRYKDRQGGYTRIIKAGFRYGDNAPMAVIEFVDRDVDAKGLDSGPVQEKASEAA